One window from the genome of bacterium HR11 encodes:
- the nusB gene encoding N utilization substance protein B, which produces MEGFSFVFPALWPNRRRARVLAMVVLYSLELDPGDVEEKMAGVLKMLGVSRPAVLERARYLITGVLRHQSELDAIIQRLAHHWELERLSPVTRNVLRIALFEYLHDGLDLALVIHEAVELAKAFAEDDAFRFVHGLLDQLRSQRA; this is translated from the coding sequence ATGGAAGGGTTTTCGTTCGTCTTTCCGGCCTTATGGCCGAATCGCCGGCGGGCCCGCGTGCTGGCGATGGTGGTCCTGTATAGTCTCGAGCTGGACCCGGGGGACGTCGAGGAGAAGATGGCCGGGGTCCTCAAGATGCTGGGGGTCTCCCGACCTGCCGTCTTAGAGCGGGCCCGTTACCTGATCACGGGCGTCCTTCGGCATCAGTCCGAACTGGATGCCATTATCCAGCGCTTGGCCCATCACTGGGAACTGGAACGTCTGAGTCCCGTCACCCGCAACGTCCTCCGGATCGCCCTCTTTGAGTACCTTCACGACGGTCTGGACCTGGCCCTGGTCATCCATGAGGCCGTGGAACTGGCAAAGGCCTTTGCCGAGGACGATGCCTTCCGGTTCGTTCACGGCCTGCTGGATCAGCTCCGGAGTCAACGGGCATGA
- the ribH gene encoding 6,7-dimethyl-8-ribityllumazine synthase yields the protein MTRIGIVVARYNEVVVQGLLAGARRALEEAQVPETSLQILEVPGSFEIPWGVAHLIETWRPDGVIALGAIIQGETDHHAYLAQAVFSALAQISIQHKIPIGLGIVTTANLSQALERAGGKMGNKGYEAARAVLQCLRWVHTPA from the coding sequence ATGACCCGTATCGGCATCGTCGTGGCCCGGTACAACGAGGTCGTCGTCCAGGGCCTCCTGGCGGGAGCCCGGCGGGCCTTGGAGGAAGCCCAGGTCCCGGAGACGAGCCTCCAGATTCTCGAAGTCCCGGGGTCTTTCGAAATTCCCTGGGGGGTCGCGCACCTGATCGAGACCTGGCGGCCTGACGGCGTCATCGCACTGGGGGCCATCATTCAGGGTGAGACCGATCATCATGCGTATCTGGCCCAAGCGGTGTTCTCAGCGCTTGCACAAATCAGCATCCAGCATAAAATACCCATTGGGCTTGGCATCGTAACGACGGCCAATCTCTCGCAGGCGCTGGAACGGGCCGGCGGTAAGATGGGTAACAAGGGTTATGAAGCCGCTCGGGCCGTCCTGCAGTGTCTGCGGTGGGTCCACACCCCGGCGTGA
- the argF gene encoding Ornithine carbamoyltransferase encodes MPTDVRHFLDTDDVSVETLRGLLRLAREVKQAPERYAHELNGRVLGMIFQKPSTRTRVSFEVAMLQMGGHALYFNAQDLQLGRGETVADTARVLSRYVDGIVARVFAHADVVTLARYASVPVINGLSDYLHPCQALADLLTLWEKKGRLEGLRLAYVGDGNNVCHSLLLAGTRLGLHVRVATPPGFEPRPEVLDRARSHARSSGGSVLWTSDPVEAVAGADAVYTDVWASMGQEHERDHRLKVFRPYQVNVALMSQARPDAVFMHCLPAHRGEEVTDEVIDGPASVVWDQAENRLHTQKALLLWLFHRVAP; translated from the coding sequence ATGCCGACCGACGTGCGTCACTTTCTGGACACCGACGACGTGTCTGTCGAGACCCTGCGGGGGCTTCTCCGGCTGGCCCGGGAAGTCAAGCAGGCCCCCGAGCGATACGCCCACGAGCTAAACGGCCGGGTCCTGGGCATGATCTTCCAAAAGCCGTCGACCCGGACGCGGGTGTCCTTCGAGGTCGCCATGCTTCAGATGGGGGGCCACGCTTTGTACTTCAACGCCCAGGACCTCCAGTTGGGCCGGGGCGAGACGGTCGCCGACACGGCTCGCGTGCTGAGCCGGTACGTCGACGGGATCGTCGCCCGGGTCTTTGCCCATGCGGACGTCGTGACGCTGGCCCGGTACGCCTCGGTCCCGGTCATCAACGGTCTCAGCGACTACCTGCATCCCTGTCAGGCCCTGGCGGACCTCTTGACGCTGTGGGAGAAAAAGGGCCGCCTGGAGGGCCTCCGCCTGGCTTACGTGGGGGACGGCAACAACGTATGCCACTCCCTGCTCTTGGCGGGGACCCGGCTGGGTCTGCACGTGCGGGTCGCCACGCCGCCGGGCTTTGAGCCCCGGCCCGAGGTCCTCGACCGGGCCCGGTCGCATGCCCGGTCGAGCGGGGGAAGTGTGCTGTGGACCTCGGACCCCGTCGAGGCCGTCGCCGGGGCCGACGCCGTGTACACGGACGTGTGGGCCTCGATGGGCCAGGAGCACGAGCGCGACCACCGGCTGAAAGTCTTTCGGCCTTATCAGGTGAACGTGGCCCTGATGAGTCAGGCCCGGCCGGATGCCGTCTTCATGCACTGCCTGCCGGCCCATCGGGGGGAGGAGGTCACCGACGAGGTCATCGACGGGCCGGCCTCGGTCGTCTGGGACCAGGCCGAAAACCGTCTCCATACGCAGAAAGCCCTGCTTCTCTGGCTGTTCCATCGGGTGGCGCCATGA
- the tadA_1 gene encoding tRNA-specific adenosine deaminase: MIIGLTGRNAAGKGTVAAWLERLGFIYLSLSDELRSLLREHGISITRENLIRYGVEFRRRLGPGILAERVLRRMDPEKNYVIDSIRHPREVEVLRGRPDFLLVAVVARPEVRFERLRRRGRENDPQTWEEFERIEQAEVANPDPLAQQIPACEAMADVVVENDDTIEALYERLREVLLPFFLRQTRPDWDEYFMQIAKVVALRSNCLKRKVAAIVVKDRRIISTGYNGTPRGVRNCNEGGCARCRALGQSGTQLDVCLCSHAEENAITQAAYHGISLRDATLYCTLSPCITCAKMIINAGIAEVVYESPYPLESAVVALFREAGVRLRVLGRDGRNGE, translated from the coding sequence ATGATCATCGGCCTCACGGGACGTAACGCCGCCGGAAAGGGCACCGTCGCCGCCTGGCTGGAGCGGCTCGGCTTCATCTACCTGTCCCTTTCGGACGAACTCCGGTCGCTCCTCCGGGAGCACGGCATCTCTATCACGCGAGAGAACCTCATCCGTTACGGCGTCGAGTTCCGCCGCCGCCTGGGGCCGGGCATCTTGGCCGAGCGGGTCCTCCGGCGGATGGACCCGGAAAAGAACTACGTGATCGATTCCATCCGCCATCCTCGGGAAGTCGAGGTCCTGCGGGGCCGGCCCGACTTTCTGCTGGTCGCCGTCGTCGCCCGGCCGGAAGTCCGATTTGAGCGGCTCCGCCGGCGGGGCCGGGAGAACGACCCCCAGACGTGGGAGGAGTTCGAGCGCATCGAGCAGGCCGAGGTCGCCAACCCCGACCCCCTGGCCCAGCAGATCCCGGCCTGCGAGGCGATGGCCGACGTGGTCGTCGAGAACGACGATACGATCGAGGCCCTCTACGAGCGCCTCCGGGAGGTCCTCCTCCCTTTCTTCCTGCGCCAGACGCGACCCGATTGGGACGAGTACTTCATGCAGATCGCCAAGGTCGTGGCCCTTCGGAGTAATTGTCTGAAACGGAAGGTGGCGGCCATCGTCGTCAAGGACCGGCGGATCATTTCGACGGGTTACAACGGCACGCCCCGGGGCGTCCGCAACTGCAACGAGGGCGGCTGTGCCCGCTGTCGGGCCCTGGGCCAGAGCGGGACCCAACTGGACGTCTGCCTGTGCTCCCACGCCGAGGAGAACGCCATCACCCAGGCGGCCTACCACGGGATTTCGTTGCGGGACGCCACGCTTTACTGTACCCTGTCCCCGTGCATCACGTGTGCCAAGATGATCATCAACGCCGGGATCGCCGAGGTCGTCTACGAAAGCCCGTATCCCCTGGAGTCGGCCGTCGTCGCCCTCTTCCGGGAGGCCGGCGTGCGGCTTCGGGTCCTGGGGCGGGATGGGAGGAATGGGGAATGA
- the lgt_2 gene encoding Prolipoprotein diacylglyceryl transferase codes for MWPILFRWGPVVVYSYGTIYLGGFILSYWIFRNRLTRQGFSVSDASLLYGVTVTAGLLGTRVLHALVAPRPAWLEVSPGQLLQSGGMYYGGLLAGFATLAAVAHFRYRQVRPVLDAVAPALASGHALGRLGCLAAGCCWGRPTDLPWGIVFTHPLAQAVNGTPLRVRLHPVQVYEALLEGGLAFWLFRWGRTSWSGTGGLWGIYLMGYGVIRLGLERLRGVPKPVVWGSWSVNDLISVGLIGAGLFFLERARRMRMGKIPADGLRSGEPSSANPDLSTLTRGGPTRPIGRRRSGRRPTGRPN; via the coding sequence ATGTGGCCCATCTTGTTCCGGTGGGGTCCGGTTGTCGTCTACAGCTATGGGACCATCTATCTGGGCGGATTCATCCTGAGCTATTGGATTTTTCGGAACCGTCTAACCCGACAGGGCTTTTCGGTCAGCGATGCTTCCTTGCTTTATGGAGTCACGGTCACCGCCGGCCTCCTTGGGACCCGGGTCCTCCACGCCCTTGTCGCGCCCCGGCCCGCCTGGTTAGAAGTTTCCCCCGGTCAGCTCTTGCAATCCGGGGGGATGTACTACGGGGGCCTTCTGGCAGGATTCGCCACGTTGGCGGCTGTTGCTCACTTCCGTTATCGGCAGGTGCGGCCAGTCCTGGACGCTGTGGCGCCCGCCCTGGCAAGCGGTCATGCCCTCGGACGGCTCGGCTGTCTGGCGGCCGGCTGTTGCTGGGGTCGACCGACGGACTTGCCCTGGGGCATCGTGTTTACCCATCCCTTGGCCCAGGCCGTCAATGGGACGCCCCTGCGGGTTCGCCTCCATCCCGTTCAGGTCTACGAGGCCCTCTTAGAGGGAGGACTGGCCTTTTGGCTCTTTCGATGGGGGCGGACGTCCTGGTCGGGCACCGGAGGGCTTTGGGGTATTTACCTGATGGGCTATGGGGTCATCCGGCTCGGCTTAGAACGTCTACGCGGGGTCCCTAAGCCGGTCGTGTGGGGGTCGTGGAGCGTCAATGACCTGATATCGGTCGGGCTCATCGGGGCGGGCCTGTTCTTTCTGGAACGGGCTCGACGGATGCGGATGGGGAAAATTCCTGCCGATGGCCTGCGAAGCGGCGAGCCATCATCTGCGAACCCTGACCTTTCGACGCTTACCCGAGGGGGGCCAACGAGACCCATAGGCCGGCGGCGATCAGGGCGGCGGCCCACAGGACGTCCAAATTGA
- the wprA gene encoding Cell wall-associated protease, with protein sequence MKRGKRLHWLWLLPGLLLLTPLMLGLQPRPSAGDPKADRDSLFERVRIGKGRHLPPEFGYLFRANKKAERPYVPGEVLVRFKKGVSAAQAQALHRQLGTTVLLESRMVPGLQWVRLPVNLSVKRAIELFEKSGLVQYAEPNYIVHVLQAAYPNDPFVQIRDTATHPFPGYYSQCDPESPDTDGKSWFTYSWDLQMATACTYVDPFLCPSGFGCGGNNASRPDISVLPCTDPKKCVTVESQGAWTHVPQTTTQDVLVMVIDTGVDYTHVDVAANMWVNPGEVPANGLDDDNDGIVDDVHGIRTIGAGGGGPGCGSANFGDPMDDFGHGTHVASTIAARANNVAGLVGMGGLQNRVKIIGCKFLDSSGTGTTADAIKCFEYAYYLKVQRGFNLVATSNSWGGGGFSWALYDAIAANRDAGILAVFAAGNDASDNDTTDNFPSNYDLDNIIAVGSMNQHDCASSFSNWGGRSVDIFAPGSLILGACPWPLIGMCSGDPNAQYVFASGTSMATPHVTGLAALLKAVQPSLQWWQIRNIILTTGVASTMTDADCSALGNDDVDLATIGDPTFQSYTGDGTPAGKKSVTDKRINALRAAQVAAAGSGPGDYDLRARIWPYGMGPFSGFVGQPFVMKVINVNGWNVGAPGSVTADVQKVTVIETPVLTEDFSGGIPASWTIVNGGTCTATWTDTNPCSRSIGPPFSGTFAIADSDCAGSGCGVMDEQLITPSMDLSACTGPGKNVWLRFSNQYNNLGDVADVDVSIDGGTTWTTVLHMISDDGYPTPNTKAVDLTAIAAGQPNVKVRFHYYNANWAWWWAIDNVEVVCQQVTSPTLCTTLTLVDDGTPPDQVAGDGIFVGSFVPGNTGNPACDGTPAGTYLIDLKVNATTIETLTVDASSAPPVGILEIVPDPLEFAFVAVGGSKTLPVHIRNIGTAPFAVTTVGPSPDPQFAVSCPPTPFTVNAGAEVLCQVTFTPAAGGFQSAGIPVTTDTAGSGSINAQGTGVGPYPDIHMPTTTLDFGTVVWGHTQGQGLTVKNLGASDLIISGVDNSLAPSVTVTTTLPLTIAPSTSSLLNFSWNSSSGCIDSRVGIVSNDPDESNVQVRVLARTSIADVASGVDYYVQRLISNQITGGCGTEASVYGADLNGDGDMTDLVYCPLADINRAQMAIFISRAVLGTDPPAVGSGPGGSWDCTDGLPNQFTDVPDGVFYCRHVHWMWANNIAGGCTATTYCPLDPVNRAQMAIFISRAVLGTDPPAVGSGPGGSWDCTDGLPNQFTDVPDGVFYCPHVHWMWANNITGGCTATTYCPLAPVNRAQMAIFLQRAFALQCR encoded by the coding sequence ATGAAGAGGGGGAAACGACTCCATTGGCTGTGGCTCCTGCCGGGCCTCTTGTTGCTGACGCCCCTCATGTTGGGGCTTCAGCCCCGGCCTTCAGCCGGCGACCCCAAAGCCGATCGGGACTCGCTGTTCGAACGGGTCCGGATCGGGAAAGGTCGCCATCTTCCTCCAGAGTTTGGTTACCTTTTCCGGGCAAACAAAAAGGCGGAGCGGCCCTACGTGCCCGGTGAAGTCCTCGTGCGCTTCAAGAAGGGCGTATCCGCCGCCCAGGCCCAGGCGCTTCACCGGCAACTGGGTACGACCGTGCTCCTCGAATCCCGGATGGTTCCCGGACTCCAGTGGGTCCGGCTCCCGGTGAACCTTTCGGTCAAGCGGGCCATCGAACTCTTTGAGAAAAGCGGGCTGGTGCAGTACGCCGAGCCCAACTACATCGTGCACGTCTTACAGGCCGCTTACCCGAACGACCCCTTCGTCCAGATTCGGGACACGGCGACGCATCCTTTTCCAGGATACTACTCCCAGTGTGACCCCGAGTCCCCCGACACGGACGGCAAATCGTGGTTCACGTATTCGTGGGACCTTCAGATGGCCACGGCATGCACTTATGTAGACCCCTTCCTTTGTCCCAGCGGCTTCGGTTGCGGCGGGAACAACGCAAGCCGCCCGGACATCAGCGTACTCCCCTGTACCGACCCCAAGAAGTGCGTCACCGTCGAGTCACAGGGCGCATGGACGCACGTGCCGCAAACGACGACCCAAGACGTTCTGGTAATGGTCATCGATACGGGCGTCGACTACACGCACGTGGACGTGGCGGCCAACATGTGGGTCAACCCGGGTGAGGTCCCGGCCAATGGTCTGGACGACGACAACGACGGTATCGTCGACGACGTCCACGGTATCCGGACCATCGGGGCCGGCGGCGGAGGCCCCGGTTGCGGCAGTGCCAACTTCGGCGACCCCATGGACGACTTCGGACACGGCACCCATGTGGCCAGCACGATCGCGGCCCGGGCCAACAACGTTGCGGGTCTCGTCGGCATGGGCGGCCTCCAGAATCGGGTCAAGATCATCGGATGCAAGTTCCTCGATAGTTCGGGCACGGGCACGACGGCCGACGCCATCAAGTGCTTCGAGTATGCCTACTACTTGAAGGTCCAGCGGGGCTTCAATCTGGTAGCGACGAGCAACAGCTGGGGCGGCGGCGGATTCTCATGGGCCCTCTATGATGCCATTGCGGCGAATCGGGACGCCGGCATCTTGGCCGTCTTTGCGGCCGGCAATGACGCCTCGGACAACGATACCACCGATAACTTCCCGTCCAACTACGACCTGGACAACATCATCGCCGTCGGGTCGATGAACCAGCACGACTGCGCTTCGTCCTTCTCCAACTGGGGCGGTCGGAGCGTGGACATCTTTGCGCCGGGCAGTCTTATCCTGGGGGCCTGTCCGTGGCCGCTCATCGGGATGTGCTCCGGAGATCCCAACGCCCAGTACGTGTTTGCCTCCGGGACCTCGATGGCGACGCCCCACGTGACGGGCCTGGCAGCCCTGCTGAAGGCCGTTCAGCCCAGCCTCCAGTGGTGGCAGATCCGGAACATCATCCTGACGACGGGCGTGGCCTCGACGATGACGGACGCCGACTGTAGTGCCTTAGGCAACGACGACGTGGACCTTGCCACCATCGGCGATCCTACTTTCCAGTCTTATACGGGCGATGGAACGCCGGCGGGCAAGAAGTCGGTCACCGACAAGCGGATCAACGCCCTGCGGGCCGCCCAGGTCGCGGCGGCCGGTTCGGGTCCCGGCGACTATGACCTGCGGGCCCGCATCTGGCCTTACGGCATGGGGCCCTTCAGTGGCTTCGTCGGCCAGCCCTTCGTGATGAAGGTCATCAACGTCAACGGCTGGAACGTCGGGGCCCCCGGGAGCGTGACGGCCGATGTGCAGAAGGTGACGGTGATAGAAACGCCCGTCCTGACCGAAGACTTCAGCGGCGGGATTCCGGCCTCCTGGACGATCGTCAACGGCGGCACTTGCACGGCTACTTGGACCGATACGAATCCTTGCAGTCGCTCTATCGGTCCTCCATTTAGCGGGACTTTCGCAATTGCGGACTCGGATTGTGCGGGTTCCGGCTGCGGCGTGATGGACGAACAGCTGATTACGCCCTCGATGGATCTAAGCGCGTGCACGGGTCCGGGCAAGAACGTGTGGCTTCGCTTCAGCAACCAGTACAATAATCTTGGCGACGTAGCAGACGTGGATGTGAGCATCGACGGGGGGACGACGTGGACCACCGTGCTTCATATGATTAGCGACGACGGTTATCCGACGCCTAACACGAAGGCAGTGGACTTAACGGCGATCGCGGCTGGCCAACCGAACGTAAAAGTCCGATTCCATTACTACAATGCCAACTGGGCCTGGTGGTGGGCCATCGACAACGTCGAAGTCGTATGTCAGCAGGTGACCTCCCCGACTCTTTGTACGACGCTTACCTTGGTGGACGACGGGACCCCGCCGGACCAGGTCGCCGGGGACGGCATCTTCGTCGGTTCGTTCGTGCCGGGTAATACAGGGAATCCGGCCTGCGACGGGACACCTGCTGGAACCTATTTGATCGACCTGAAGGTAAATGCCACGACGATTGAAACCCTGACGGTCGACGCATCGTCGGCACCACCTGTCGGTATCCTCGAGATTGTGCCGGATCCCTTGGAGTTTGCCTTTGTGGCGGTCGGCGGCTCCAAGACCCTGCCGGTCCATATCCGGAACATCGGAACGGCACCCTTTGCGGTGACGACGGTCGGTCCCTCACCCGACCCGCAGTTTGCGGTCAGCTGCCCGCCGACGCCCTTTACGGTCAATGCGGGCGCTGAAGTCCTTTGCCAGGTGACCTTCACGCCGGCCGCCGGCGGATTCCAGTCTGCGGGCATTCCCGTCACGACGGACACGGCGGGTTCTGGGTCCATTAACGCCCAGGGCACGGGCGTGGGGCCCTATCCGGACATCCATATGCCGACGACGACCCTCGATTTCGGCACGGTCGTCTGGGGCCACACCCAGGGCCAGGGCCTCACCGTTAAGAACCTGGGGGCTTCGGACCTCATCATCAGCGGCGTGGACAACAGCCTGGCACCTTCGGTGACCGTCACGACGACGCTACCCTTGACGATCGCGCCCTCGACCAGCAGTCTGCTGAACTTCTCATGGAATTCCTCGAGCGGCTGTATCGACTCCCGGGTCGGCATCGTGAGCAACGACCCCGACGAGTCTAACGTGCAGGTGCGTGTCCTCGCCCGTACGAGCATCGCCGACGTGGCCTCGGGGGTCGACTACTACGTTCAGCGGCTGATCTCGAACCAAATCACTGGTGGATGCGGCACGGAGGCGAGCGTTTACGGCGCCGACCTGAACGGCGACGGTGACATGACGGACCTTGTGTACTGTCCGCTCGCCGATATCAACCGGGCCCAGATGGCCATCTTTATTAGCCGGGCCGTCCTGGGGACGGACCCGCCGGCGGTCGGGAGCGGTCCGGGCGGGAGCTGGGACTGCACCGACGGTTTGCCTAACCAATTCACGGACGTGCCCGACGGGGTGTTCTACTGTCGGCATGTGCACTGGATGTGGGCGAACAACATCGCCGGCGGGTGCACGGCGACGACCTACTGCCCGCTGGACCCCGTCAACCGGGCCCAGATGGCCATCTTTATTAGCCGGGCCGTCTTGGGGACGGACCCGCCGGCGGTCGGGAGCGGCCCGGGCGGGAGCTGGGACTGCACCGACGGTTTGCCTAACCAATTTACGGACGTGCCCGACGGCGTCTTCTACTGTCCGCATGTCCACTGGATGTGGGCGAACAACATCACCGGCGGATGCACGGCGACGACCTACTGTCCGCTGGCCCCCGTCAACCGGGCCCAGATGGCCATCTTCCTCCAGCGCGCCTTTGCTCTGCAGTGCCGTTAA